The window AATAAAACAAGCCTCACATAAAGGAAATATCTTATAATGTAATCTTTTCGCCTCATCAAAGTTGCCTTTGTTAAACTCTTTAATTAAATTTGCCATATCTTTTGGGACAATGTTTGCGACGACTGAGATAACGCCTACTCCACCAATAGATAATGTTGGTAGTAGTGTAAAATCATCACCAGAGATTAAGGCAAAATCTGGACGGCAAAGCTCAACAATTTTAGTTTGTTGTTTTAAATCTGCCGATGCCTCTTTAATTCCAACAATATTATTGATTTTAGATAGTTTTGCCACGGTTTCAGGCAGTAAATTTACGCCGGTTCTACCTGGAACATTATAAAGAATAAGTGGAATATCAACCTCTCTAACAATGGTGACGTAGTGTTCATATAGTCCGGCTTGTGTTGGTTTGTTGTAGTAAGGTGTTACGGCTAAGATAGCGTCAGCACCTACCTTTTTCGCATGATGAGCTAAATCAACTGATTCCCGCGTGCAATTTGACCCTGCCCCGGCAATCACCGTAATTCGTTTATTTACTGCGTTGACAACCAGAGTTACGACCTCTTTGTGTTCATCATGGGACAAAGTCGCTGATTCACCGGTAGTCCCACACGGTACTATCCCATCCGTCCCTTCTTGAATATGAAACTCAACTAATTCCAACAACCTTTCCTTATCTACCTGACCATCTTTAAATGGTGTTACCAGAGCAACAATTGAACCTTTAAACATTTTAAATACCTCCTATTTTCTGGTAATTGGTAACTGGTGAATGGTAATTAGTGACCAATTACCTCCTTTTAATTTCGTGAAACCCTATAATTTTCTATAGTTGTGTCCTTCCTTCCAGCGCCTTAGCTAATGTGACCTCATCGGCATATTCCAGATCTCCACCAACAGGTATGCCATAGGCTATGCGAGTTAATTTTATTCCCAGCGGCTTGATTAATTTAGTCAGATAAAGTGCAGTTACTTCACCTTCTACATTTGGATTGGTTGCGATAATTATTTCCTCTAATGGATTACTCTCAATCCTTTTGACTAATTCTTTTATCCGTAGATGTTGGGGACTAATACCATCCAGGGGTGAAATAGCCCCGCCTAAGACATGGTAAATTCCTTTATATTCCCTTGTCTTTTCCATCGCCATTATATCTTGAGCCTGTTCTACCACACAAATTATTTTTTTATCCCTTTTAATGTCCTGACAAATATCACAAGGGTCTTGTTCTGTGATGTTATAGCAAATCGAGCAATTTTTAACCTTCTCTTTTACCTCAAGGATTGCTCTGGCTAATCTTTTTGTTTCTTCGAGTGATGTTTTCAAGATATAAAATGCTAATCGGGAGGCAGTTTTTGGCCCAATTGTAGGTAATTTAGATAATTCTTCTATTAATCTGGTCATAGAAGGGGTTAAATACATTTTTTCAAACCAACCCTTTTAATAATCCAAAGATGTTCATCCCACCAGTCGTTTTCATCATTTGTTCTACGGCTAAGTCTTGTGCCTTTGAAAGTGCCTCATTTACCCCGGCACAGACTAAATCCTCTAACATCTGCTTTTCTTGAGGATTAATTATGGCTTTTTCTATGGTAATACTGATGATTTCTTTTTGTCCATTAGCCGTAACTTGAACCATCCC of the bacterium genome contains:
- the recR gene encoding recombination mediator RecR gives rise to the protein MYLTPSMTRLIEELSKLPTIGPKTASRLAFYILKTSLEETKRLARAILEVKEKVKNCSICYNITEQDPCDICQDIKRDKKIICVVEQAQDIMAMEKTREYKGIYHVLGGAISPLDGISPQHLRIKELVKRIESNPLEEIIIATNPNVEGEVTALYLTKLIKPLGIKLTRIAYGIPVGGDLEYADEVTLAKALEGRTQL
- a CDS encoding YbaB/EbfC family nucleoid-associated protein, yielding MEFQNILKQVQEMGTQFKKVQKELASKKVTASVGGGMVQVTANGQKEIISITIEKAIINPQEKQMLEDLVCAGVNEALSKAQDLAVEQMMKTTGGMNIFGLLKGLV
- the dapA gene encoding 4-hydroxy-tetrahydrodipicolinate synthase: MFKGSIVALVTPFKDGQVDKERLLELVEFHIQEGTDGIVPCGTTGESATLSHDEHKEVVTLVVNAVNKRITVIAGAGSNCTRESVDLAHHAKKVGADAILAVTPYYNKPTQAGLYEHYVTIVREVDIPLILYNVPGRTGVNLLPETVAKLSKINNIVGIKEASADLKQQTKIVELCRPDFALISGDDFTLLPTLSIGGVGVISVVANIVPKDMANLIKEFNKGNFDEAKRLHYKIFPLCEACFIETSPVPVKEALGIMGKILPEVRLPLVPLQETNREKLRQTLVTSEIGV